A window of Hymenobacter siberiensis genomic DNA:
CCAACAACCGTTCAGCTAACTGATTGGCTGTTGTTTGTGCGCCCGTCGTCGGACGGGTGAGTTGGCGCACGATGTCCAAGCCGTGGCGGCTCAGGCTCGTGGCCCGGTACCCGTGTTTTTTGCGGGCGATGGGCTGGCGTCGGTCTGCGGCCTGCCCCACGGCCAGACAAAAGGCGTAGGCCAGACTGACCAGGGCCAGGAGCTTGCGCAGCTTGTGGTGGCAGGCCAAGTGGCTGTTTTCCAAGTGGAAGCCCCGGCCTTTCAGATTCTGAAAGCACTGCTCGATGGTCCAGCGCTTGGTGTAGCGCTGGCCCAACTGCTGCAAGCCCGAGGTGCCAAAGAGAAAAAGAAACTTGCCGCCGGCCAGCGCCTTGACCCACACCTGCCCCCACACCCCATCCACCTGGCGCTGGGCAAAGCGCCGGTGCTCCCCCTCGGCCAGCCCCAGGTCGGCAATGGCGGGGCGGTGGCCGTGCGCGTCGGTCAGCAAATGGTGTTTAGGCAGGCGTATGACGAAGTTCAGGCCGTTGTCCTTGAGTCACTTGAGCCATACATGGCCCACCAACTCACGGTCGCCCACGACCAGGCCGATATGCGCGCGGCCGAGCAAGGCCAGGCAGACCTCGAGCAGGGCGATGCGCTGGGCGGCGTTGGAGTTGCCGCTGCGGTTGTCGAGCAGTTCCCCGTACAACGGTACGTGAAACGCGCCCTGGCCCACGGTGACGAGCAGAATATTGACCTGACACCGGCCGAAATCCCATTCCGTGCACAGCCGCAGCTTGCCGGTGGCCGGCAACAGGCGGATAAAGAGCTGTGCCAGCACGAGATAGTCCAGGGTCACGAGGCGGAAAAAATGTTGAATCCGGGTCTCATTCGAGGCCGGTTTGGCCGCGTCGTTGAGGTGCTGGGCCACCTCGCAAAACGGCACGTTGCGGCTCTTTATCAAGCCAATAACGAACTGGGCGATGAACTTTTGCCGCGAGAGGTGGCCCACCAGGGGCACGTGCTGTAAAACGGTCGTAATTTTGGCGATGAGGCGTTGCTTCACGGGGTGGGAAGGGCTTTGAGGTGTTGGAACTGCAAAGGTCGGCCCACCCCGTTTTTATGCCCGGTAACCTGGGCCAGCAGCTATCCCCTGCTTAACTATATGTGAAGCAATGCCTTGTGAAAATCGTAGGGTAGAGTACATCGGGCCTATACCTACTACTATTAACAGCAAACAATCAGCAAATCAGCAAGCGTCTAGTAATAGACTAACAAAACCAAATGCTTTCAGTCCCAAATCAGGGCAAGTAGCCACAAAACAATGATTTCGGCGCGTAGTGCCACCCGTTAAGCCGGCAATGTATCCCTCAGCGCCGTCTTCCGTACAAAAAGCGGCCGTGGAGGCAGGGCAACCGGACTAATGGCTTATGGCATTGGCGGGTGCTTTTCGTCGAAATCGGTGGCGTCCTGGTAGGCCTTGGCAAGGGCCAGCAGGGTGCCTTCTTCGTAAAGCTGGCCCATGAAGGTGATAGTGGTGGGCAGGCCAGCGGCCGTGAAGCCGTTGGGCAGGGCGATGGCGGGCTGGCCGGTGAGGTTGGTGAGCACGAGGTTGGCGCTGAACGAGGGCGCGATGTAGCAGTCGAAGCCCTTGAGTTGGGCGTCCATCTGCTCAATAAGCAGGCTGCGCACGCGCTGGGCCTGCAGGTATTCCACGGCCGGAATGAAGCGGGCCGAGCGGAAGCCGTTGGGCCAGGCCGAACGGTTCTGGAGCACCATCTGGCCGTCGCGGCCCGAGCGGGTGAGGTCGTCGAACGCCGCCGCGCCCTCGGCCGTGAGCACGAAGCGTAGCGCGCCGGGCGAGATGGCCGGCAGCTCCAGCGGCACCAGCTCCACGCCCAGCTTGCGCAGCACGTCGAGGGTGGCCTGGTCGTTGGCCTTTGTGGGGTAGTTCTGGTCGAACGCGGCCTTGAGGTAGCCGACGCGCAGCTTTTTGATATTGGTGCCGAAGGCGTACTGGAAGCGGTTGGGGGCCAGCATAGTGGCGGGGTCGCGGGCATCGGGGCCGGCTGCGCACAGGGCGGCCAGCACAATGGCGCAGTCCTCGGCCGAGCGGGTGAGGGGGCCGGCTTTATCCATGGTCCAGCTCAGAGCCATGGCCCCGGCGCGGCTCACGCGGCCGTAGGTGGGGCGCAGGCCAGTTACGCCGCAGGCCGTGCTGGGGCTAATGATGGAGCCCAGTGTTTCGGTGCCTATGGCAAACGGCAGCAGCCCCGCCGCCACCGCCGAGGCCGAGCCCGCCGACGACCCGCTGGAGCCCTTGGTCACGTCCCAGGGCGTGCGGGTTTTCTCGCCAAACCACACGTCGCCCTGGGCCAGCTCGCCCAGCGTGAGCTTGGCGCACAGCACGGCTCCAGCGGCCCGCAGGCGCTCCACCACGGCCGCGTCCTCGTCCAGGGTTTGGTCTTTGTAAGGCACCGAGCCCCAGGTGGTTTTGTAGCCCTTGGCACTAAACAAATCCTTCACCCCGAAGGGAATGCCGTGCAGCGGCCCGCGGTATTTGCCGGCTTTAATTTCCTGGTCGGCCTGCCGGGCCTGTTGCAGGGCCAGGTCCTCGGTGAGGGTGATGACGCAGTGCAGGCGCGGGTCGTACTTCTTGAGGCGGGCCAGGAAGAAAGTGGTCAGCTCCTCGGACGTGACCTGCCGGGTGCGCAGCAGCTCGCTCAGCTGCCGTACGGTGTAAAAGGCCAGGTCGTCGCGGTTGGCGGGCAGCTTTACCTTGGCGGTTTCGGGCAGCTTGCCGGCGTTGGTGGTGGCGGCGGCCAACTGCGCCTGCCGCATCCGCAGCGGGCGCGGGTCGAATACTACGGATGGTGCCACGCTGTTTGGCAGCGGGATTTTGCGCAGGGCTTCGTAGCTGTCGCGGTAGCCCGTGAGGTTGCGGCGGGTCGAATCGAGCTGGGCGTCGTTGAAATTCAACCCGAAAACCTGCTGCGCGGCGCGCAGAATGGGTACCGTAATTTCATCGGGGGCAGTGGGACGGGCCACAAAGGCCCCGGCCACAAAGCAAGCGCCGCCGAGCAGCAGCGAGGGAAAAAGTTTTTTCATGCAAAACGAAGCTAAGAATACGTCTGGTTTAAATCTATTGTGCTGCTGGAACGGTGTAGAGACGCATCTTTGCGTCTCATCGTCCGCGCCGTGTGGCTGAAATCATTCACCTACGAGACGCAAAGATGCGTCTCTACACCATTCACCCGCTAACTCAAAAAGCCTCTAAAGAAACAAACCAGCAAACAGTTTCAGCAGCACTTGTTCTTCGTGCTGCCAGCTGAGCTGGGGGGCGGCGCGGCGGCAGTTTTCGGCCAGGTGCTGGTAGCGGGCGGGCTCGTCGCGCAGCAGGCGGTTGAGGGCGGCGGCCAATGTAGCGGGTTCCAGGTCGCTCACCAGCTCGGCCATGTCGAACTGGTCGTTGAGGGCGCGGTACTCGGGGAAGTCGATGAGCACCTGCGGGATGCCGGCGTGCACGTAGTCGAAGAATTTATTGGCCAGCGAATAGTAGTAGCTCAGGCCGATATTTTCCAGCAGCATAATTCCCACGGCCGCGTGCCGCGTGACTTCGCGCAGCGCCCCCGGCAGCACGAAGCCGCGAAATTCAACCTTGCCGGAAACCAGCAGCCCCAGCCGCTCGGCCCGCCCACGCAGGGCGGCCGAAAGGTCACCTTCGCCGCAAATCACCAGCCGGCCCGCCACCTGTGGCATTGCATCAATCAGACTTTCCAGGCCCCGGCCCACGTTCAGCGCGCCTTGGTAGAGGATGTAGCCGCTGGGCGGCGCGGCAGTGGGCGTGGGCGGCAGCATCTCGTCGGTGCGCAGGCGGCTCACGTTGCGCACCACGGCGAAGGACCGGCCGTAGCGCTGCTCAAACACCCGCGCCAGGGCCGGGCCCACGGTGTAGGCCAGCCGGGTGCGCGGCACGATGAAGCCCTCGACCCAGCGCCAGAGGCGCTGCACGGCGGGCCGGGCCACCACCTCGGGCACTTCCGTAAATAGCTCGTGGGCATCGTACACGAAGGGCTGGCCGCCCAGCCGGGCGCGCAGCCACATGGGCAGCGCCGTGTCGAGGTCGCAGGCGCACCAGGCAGCGGCGCGCTGGCCCAGCAGGTAAAAAAACAGCCGCAGGTTGTATTCAAGGTAAAAAAACTTTCCCTTTTGAAACCAGCCCTGCAGCCGGTGCTGGTGGTAGGGCTGCGGCGTGAGCGGGGGCGAAGTAGGCCGCTGCCAGCCCACTAGCTGCACCCGGTAGCCGGCGGCGGCCAGGCTACCACAGATGCGCTGCATGCGCTGGTCGAAGCACAAATCGGTGGTGACGGTGAAAAGTAGCGGCTTGGTTGGGAGCGGCAATGGGGGAGTGGGGCAAGGGCTGGCCGTGCGGGCACGGCTGGGGTTATTTTATTTTGGTCAAATTTACACCGCCGCCTCGCAGCGCGGTGGCTATCTTAGCCGGAAATATCAACCGGTAGTACGTGTCATTTATGGCTTCTTTTTCGGCTACTTCCACTACCCGCCCCGTGGCACCGCCCCTGGCGGCGCTGCTCGACCAGCTTGGCCAGATGTACCTGCTGGCCGATTTGAAGGGCACTATCATCGACGTAAATGAGGCCCTGCTGGCCCTCACGGGCTATACCCGCGATAAGGTGCTGGGGCAGCTCTACCACCAGCTGTTTTCCCCGCCGGCCGAGCGCGAGTCGCGGCGCCGCGAATTTTTAGAATGTATTGATAATCAGGTTTTAGATGCTAAGTACGAGCGGTCGGTACTGACGCGCACGGGCCAACTGCGCTACCTGACCTGGCAGGTCGGCTTCACGCACGATGCCGCCGGGCGCATTACCGGCATGTGGCTGGCCGGGCACGAAGTTGCCAGCCACAGCGTGGTGAGCCCGGCCCTGGCCGGCGACAGCACGCACCTGCAGGACTTCCTCGATAATGCCCAGGACCTGGTGCAGCACCTCGGGGCCGACAACGGCTTCCTGTTTGTGAACAAGGCCTGGAAGGAAAAGCTGGGCTACACCGATGCCGAGCTGGCCACCCGCACCCTGGCCGACGTGGTGCACCCCTACTACAAGGCCAAGCTGCTCTA
This region includes:
- a CDS encoding transposase, with product MLTDAHGHRPAIADLGLAEGEHRRFAQRQVDGVWGQVWVKALAGGKFLFLFGTSGLQQLGQRYTKRWTIEQCFQNLKGRGFHLENSHLACHHKLRKLLALVSLAYAFCLAVGQAADRRQPIARKKHGYRATSLSRHGLDIVRQLTRPTTGAQTTANQLAERLLDWIIRQVFYYQILA
- a CDS encoding amidase; amino-acid sequence: MKKLFPSLLLGGACFVAGAFVARPTAPDEITVPILRAAQQVFGLNFNDAQLDSTRRNLTGYRDSYEALRKIPLPNSVAPSVVFDPRPLRMRQAQLAAATTNAGKLPETAKVKLPANRDDLAFYTVRQLSELLRTRQVTSEELTTFFLARLKKYDPRLHCVITLTEDLALQQARQADQEIKAGKYRGPLHGIPFGVKDLFSAKGYKTTWGSVPYKDQTLDEDAAVVERLRAAGAVLCAKLTLGELAQGDVWFGEKTRTPWDVTKGSSGSSAGSASAVAAGLLPFAIGTETLGSIISPSTACGVTGLRPTYGRVSRAGAMALSWTMDKAGPLTRSAEDCAIVLAALCAAGPDARDPATMLAPNRFQYAFGTNIKKLRVGYLKAAFDQNYPTKANDQATLDVLRKLGVELVPLELPAISPGALRFVLTAEGAAAFDDLTRSGRDGQMVLQNRSAWPNGFRSARFIPAVEYLQAQRVRSLLIEQMDAQLKGFDCYIAPSFSANLVLTNLTGQPAIALPNGFTAAGLPTTITFMGQLYEEGTLLALAKAYQDATDFDEKHPPMP
- a CDS encoding glycosyltransferase: MPLPTKPLLFTVTTDLCFDQRMQRICGSLAAAGYRVQLVGWQRPTSPPLTPQPYHQHRLQGWFQKGKFFYLEYNLRLFFYLLGQRAAAWCACDLDTALPMWLRARLGGQPFVYDAHELFTEVPEVVARPAVQRLWRWVEGFIVPRTRLAYTVGPALARVFEQRYGRSFAVVRNVSRLRTDEMLPPTPTAAPPSGYILYQGALNVGRGLESLIDAMPQVAGRLVICGEGDLSAALRGRAERLGLLVSGKVEFRGFVLPGALREVTRHAAVGIMLLENIGLSYYYSLANKFFDYVHAGIPQVLIDFPEYRALNDQFDMAELVSDLEPATLAAALNRLLRDEPARYQHLAENCRRAAPQLSWQHEEQVLLKLFAGLFL